One stretch of Pigmentiphaga aceris DNA includes these proteins:
- a CDS encoding RcnB family protein: MKLTKLTALAITGCLSLAAIAPAQAHDHGRRHDHYDRRGPDRVIVIRDDRRRYDDRRDWDGRRNDRADHYRHGPGPRWSRGDRLPRDYRGRQYIVNDWRGHRLAPPPRGAHWVGVGADYLLVGIATGVIMQAVLAR; this comes from the coding sequence ATGAAACTCACTAAACTCACCGCTTTGGCGATCACTGGCTGTCTCTCTCTGGCCGCGATTGCTCCTGCACAGGCTCACGACCACGGTCGCCGTCACGACCATTACGACCGTCGCGGTCCGGATCGCGTAATCGTGATTCGTGACGATCGTCGTCGTTACGATGACCGCCGTGATTGGGACGGCCGCCGCAACGACCGTGCAGACCATTATCGTCACGGCCCTGGCCCGCGTTGGTCACGCGGTGACCGCCTGCCGCGCGATTACCGTGGCCGCCAATATATTGTGAATGACTGGCGCGGCCATCGCCTGGCACCGCCGCCCCGTGGCGCACACTGGGTTGGCGTAGGCGCTGATTATCTGCTCGTCGGCATCGCCACTGGTGTGATCATGCAAGCCGTATTGGCACGCTAA
- a CDS encoding L-threonylcarbamoyladenylate synthase, with the protein MAQFFSVHPQNPQARLLKQAAQLLHNGGLVAVPTDSGYAVLAQLDNKTAADALRRLRGIDDRHHLTVLCRDLAEIAVMARVDNRQYRLLKAATPGPWTFILEATREVPRRLSHPSRKTIGIRVPDYPITLELLEIMGTPVISTTLIPAGETEPLSDAEAIRERYEHELAAVIDGGACAVLPTTVIDLTGDEPELIRRGRGDPALLGIAG; encoded by the coding sequence ATGGCTCAGTTCTTTAGTGTGCATCCCCAGAATCCGCAGGCGCGCTTGTTGAAGCAAGCGGCACAGCTGCTGCACAACGGCGGTTTGGTGGCGGTTCCGACTGATTCGGGTTACGCCGTGCTGGCGCAGCTTGACAATAAAACCGCTGCCGACGCGTTGCGGCGGCTTCGCGGCATCGATGATCGGCATCATTTGACCGTTCTGTGTCGGGACCTGGCCGAGATTGCCGTCATGGCGCGGGTGGACAACCGCCAATATCGTTTGCTGAAGGCCGCAACGCCGGGGCCATGGACGTTCATTCTTGAAGCCACGCGCGAAGTGCCGCGCCGCCTATCGCATCCGTCGCGCAAGACGATCGGCATTCGGGTGCCTGACTATCCCATCACGCTGGAACTGCTGGAAATCATGGGTACGCCGGTGATTTCGACAACGCTAATTCCGGCCGGCGAAACCGAGCCGCTGAGCGACGCCGAGGCGATCCGCGAGCGCTACGAGCACGAATTGGCTGCGGTGATCGATGGTGGTGCCTGTGCGGTCTTGCCCACCACCGTGATCGACCTGACCGGTGATGAGCCGGAATTGATTCGTCGCGGACGCGGTGATCCTGCGCTGCTTGGCATTGCGGGTTGA
- a CDS encoding tryptophan--tRNA ligase, whose product MSSSISSRTSPSSNPSSRTRVLTGITTTGTPHLGNYVGAIRPAVTASLRADTEAFYFLADLHALIKCGDPARVERSRRELAATWLAAGLDPERVTFYRQSDIPEIPQLCWLLTCVTPKGLMNRSHAYKASVDRNVETGQETDDGINMGLFSYPILMAADILMFNVHKVPVGRDQVQHIEMARDIAQRFNHLFGNGRELLLSPEASIEEDVALLPGLDGRKMSKSYDNTIPLFEGNAKQLREAISRIVTDSRLPGEAKDAEQSHLYVIYRAFATPEATASFRSALEGGMGWGDAKQALFELIDGEIAPMREKYHALMAQPAQVEALLQIGAAKARERAAPLLETLRDAVGLRSATSVAVAPTKKKKAAKLARFISFREKDGSFGFRLLAADGEELLYSSGHATPQSSGALIQQLRQPGALSEALKPAAPHYELVIDGGVIGRGPVDAAGVDKLLAELAALDAAASDSDA is encoded by the coding sequence ATGAGTTCCAGTATCAGTTCCCGCACTAGCCCCAGCAGCAACCCCAGCAGCCGTACCCGCGTACTTACCGGTATCACCACTACGGGCACGCCGCACCTGGGCAACTACGTTGGGGCCATCCGTCCTGCCGTGACGGCCAGCCTGCGCGCCGATACCGAGGCCTTCTACTTCCTGGCCGACCTGCATGCGCTGATCAAGTGCGGTGATCCGGCCCGTGTCGAACGTTCGCGCCGTGAATTGGCCGCTACCTGGCTGGCTGCAGGTCTTGACCCGGAACGGGTGACGTTCTATCGCCAATCCGACATTCCTGAGATCCCGCAGCTGTGCTGGTTGCTGACCTGCGTCACGCCCAAGGGCTTGATGAACCGGTCGCATGCGTACAAGGCAAGCGTCGATCGCAACGTGGAAACCGGTCAGGAAACCGATGACGGCATCAACATGGGGCTGTTCTCCTACCCCATTCTGATGGCGGCGGACATTCTGATGTTCAACGTACACAAGGTGCCGGTTGGACGCGATCAGGTGCAGCACATCGAAATGGCGCGCGACATTGCGCAGCGCTTTAATCATCTGTTCGGCAATGGCCGCGAACTGTTGCTGTCGCCGGAAGCGTCGATCGAAGAAGACGTGGCGCTGCTGCCAGGCCTGGACGGTCGCAAGATGTCCAAGAGCTACGACAACACCATTCCGCTGTTTGAAGGCAACGCCAAGCAACTGCGTGAAGCGATTTCGCGCATCGTCACGGACTCGCGTCTGCCGGGTGAAGCCAAGGATGCCGAGCAGTCGCATCTGTATGTGATCTATCGTGCCTTCGCCACGCCGGAAGCCACGGCGTCCTTCCGCTCGGCGCTGGAAGGCGGTATGGGCTGGGGTGATGCCAAGCAGGCCTTGTTCGAGTTGATCGACGGTGAGATCGCGCCAATGCGCGAGAAATATCACGCGCTGATGGCCCAGCCCGCCCAGGTGGAAGCACTGCTGCAGATTGGCGCAGCCAAAGCACGTGAACGTGCCGCCCCCTTGCTGGAGACGCTGCGTGACGCCGTGGGCCTGCGTTCGGCCACCAGTGTCGCTGTGGCCCCGACCAAGAAGAAAAAGGCGGCCAAGTTGGCACGCTTCATCAGCTTCCGCGAAAAAGACGGCAGCTTCGGCTTCCGTCTGCTGGCGGCCGATGGCGAAGAGCTGCTGTATTCCAGCGGCCATGCCACGCCGCAGAGCTCGGGCGCATTGATTCAACAACTGCGTCAGCCGGGTGCCCTGAGCGAGGCCTTGAAGCCGGCCGCACCACATTACGAGCTGGTGATCGACGGTGGCGTGATCGGTCGTGGTCCGGTTGATGCGGCAGGGGTCGACAAGCTGCTGGCCGAATTGGCAGCCTTGGACGCGGCTGCTTCAGATAGCGACGCTTGA
- a CDS encoding site-2 protease family protein: protein MDSVIQTIAVYAIPLIFAITLHEAAHGYVARMFGDNTAEQAGRISLNPIRHIDPIGTLLVPALILLTSKLFGGGLLFGWAKPVPVNFGRLRNPKRDMLWVAAAGPASNLVMAIGWAIAIKIMIASGVTERFFLTMGIAGVQVNLTLMALNLLPIPPLDGGRILFSLLPTRLAMQFARIEPYGMVILLVLLATGVLSTLLSPLLAIGDLVIRLFL, encoded by the coding sequence ATGGATTCAGTCATTCAAACGATCGCGGTCTACGCGATCCCCCTGATCTTCGCGATCACGCTGCACGAGGCTGCGCACGGCTATGTCGCGCGCATGTTCGGTGACAACACGGCCGAACAGGCTGGCCGGATCAGCCTCAATCCCATTCGCCACATCGATCCGATCGGTACGCTTCTGGTGCCGGCGCTGATCCTGCTGACCAGCAAGCTGTTCGGCGGCGGTCTGCTGTTTGGCTGGGCCAAGCCCGTGCCGGTCAACTTCGGGCGTCTGCGCAATCCCAAGCGCGACATGCTGTGGGTGGCGGCTGCCGGGCCTGCCAGCAACCTGGTGATGGCAATCGGCTGGGCGATTGCGATCAAGATCATGATCGCATCGGGCGTCACCGAGCGATTCTTCCTGACCATGGGTATTGCCGGCGTGCAGGTCAACCTGACGCTGATGGCGCTCAATCTGTTGCCGATTCCGCCACTCGATGGCGGGCGCATCCTGTTCAGCCTGCTGCCTACCCGCCTGGCCATGCAGTTCGCCAGGATCGAGCCTTACGGCATGGTGATCCTGCTGGTCTTGCTGGCCACGGGCGTGCTGTCCACCTTGCTGTCGCCCTTGCTGGCGATTGGCGACCTGGTCATCAGGCTGTTCCTCTGA
- the dapA gene encoding 4-hydroxy-tetrahydrodipicolinate synthase has translation MTSTTSNHPIQGSLVALITPMLPDGSLDLPTYRKLIDWHIEQGTNGLVVVGTTGESPTVSMEENSELIRIAVEHTAGRVPVIAGAGANSTAEAVELSKGANDVGADAILSVVPYYNRPTQEGMYQHFRTVAEAVDIPVILYNVPGRTVADLQTQTTLRLAQIDNITGIKDATGDIARGVELIRQAPEGFSVYSGDDATAAALILLGGKGNISVTANVAPRLVSELCAAALAGDVRRTREINERLSPLNRALFVEGNPIPVKWALAKLGLTALGYRLPLVELSEPHHAAVLEALAAAGISANA, from the coding sequence ATGACATCTACGACATCGAACCATCCCATCCAGGGTAGCCTGGTCGCGCTCATCACTCCCATGTTGCCCGATGGCAGCCTGGACCTGCCGACGTATCGAAAACTGATCGATTGGCACATCGAGCAAGGCACCAATGGTCTGGTGGTGGTGGGAACGACCGGCGAATCGCCGACCGTCTCGATGGAAGAAAACAGCGAGCTGATTCGCATTGCCGTCGAGCACACGGCGGGCCGCGTGCCGGTGATCGCCGGTGCCGGTGCCAATTCCACTGCCGAGGCTGTGGAACTGTCCAAGGGTGCCAATGACGTCGGTGCCGATGCCATCCTGTCGGTGGTGCCGTACTACAACCGTCCGACGCAGGAAGGCATGTACCAGCACTTCCGCACGGTTGCAGAAGCGGTCGACATTCCCGTGATTCTGTACAACGTGCCGGGCCGCACCGTGGCTGACCTGCAGACCCAGACCACCTTGCGTCTGGCGCAGATCGACAACATCACCGGTATCAAGGACGCGACCGGCGATATCGCCCGTGGCGTGGAATTGATCCGCCAGGCCCCGGAAGGCTTCTCGGTGTACAGCGGCGACGACGCCACGGCTGCCGCGCTGATTCTGCTGGGCGGCAAGGGCAACATCTCGGTCACGGCAAACGTTGCGCCGCGTCTGGTCAGCGAGTTGTGCGCTGCCGCCCTGGCAGGCGACGTGCGCCGCACCCGCGAGATCAACGAACGACTCAGCCCGCTCAACCGTGCGCTGTTCGTGGAAGGCAATCCGATTCCGGTCAAGTGGGCCTTGGCCAAGCTCGGTCTGACGGCACTTGGCTATCGTCTGCCGCTGGTCGAATTGTCGGAGCCGCACCATGCCGCCGTGCTGGAAGCGCTGGCTGCGGCAGGTATTTCGGCAAATGCCTGA
- the bamC gene encoding outer membrane protein assembly factor BamC codes for MKAVFPMSMRVLATALLGASLLSAGCSSVNKLLGNEESIDYKSADKAPPSLQVPPDLTQLSREDRYQVPAERATTTFSTYNAKQGEQRAEPTSTTVLPTPSADITVQRDGNQRWLVVNRPAEELYPVVREFWQDLGFNIRQERPEAGVMETDWAENRAKLPQDFIRNTIGKVLDSVYSTGELDKFRARLDRAPNGGTEIYITHQGMVETLTGADKTRATWTARPSDPDLEAEFLRRLMVRLGSSIERAKASVDRPQEVAGRAVAKRVTGSGASGSLQLTESFDRAWRSVGLAVDRGGFSVVDRDRSQGTYFVRYADPELGAPKEKGFFSRIFSFGSDNDPKAQPQYRIKLTGSGDATQIVVQNAQGGPENSRAGARILDVLADQLK; via the coding sequence ATGAAAGCTGTTTTCCCGATGTCGATGCGCGTGCTGGCGACCGCCTTGTTAGGCGCGTCGCTGCTGTCCGCCGGCTGCAGTTCCGTCAACAAGTTGCTGGGCAACGAAGAGTCGATCGACTACAAGAGCGCCGACAAGGCACCGCCAAGCCTGCAGGTTCCGCCTGATCTGACCCAGCTGTCGCGTGAAGACCGCTACCAGGTGCCGGCCGAGCGTGCCACCACCACCTTCTCGACCTACAACGCCAAGCAAGGCGAGCAACGTGCCGAGCCGACCTCGACCACGGTGCTGCCGACCCCGTCGGCTGACATCACCGTGCAACGTGACGGCAACCAGCGCTGGCTGGTCGTCAACCGCCCGGCCGAAGAGCTGTACCCGGTGGTGCGTGAGTTCTGGCAAGACCTGGGCTTCAACATCCGCCAGGAACGCCCGGAAGCCGGCGTGATGGAAACGGATTGGGCCGAGAACCGCGCCAAGCTGCCGCAGGATTTCATCCGCAACACCATCGGCAAGGTGCTTGATTCGGTCTACTCGACCGGTGAACTCGACAAGTTCCGCGCTCGCCTGGATCGCGCCCCGAACGGCGGCACCGAGATCTACATTACCCACCAAGGTATGGTCGAAACCCTGACGGGTGCCGACAAGACCCGTGCAACCTGGACTGCTCGTCCGTCCGATCCGGATCTGGAAGCCGAATTCCTGCGCCGCCTGATGGTTCGCCTGGGCAGCAGTATCGAGCGCGCCAAGGCCAGCGTCGATCGTCCGCAGGAAGTGGCGGGCCGCGCGGTTGCCAAGCGTGTCACGGGTTCGGGTGCAAGCGGTTCGCTGCAACTGACGGAAAGCTTCGATCGCGCATGGCGCAGCGTTGGCCTGGCGGTTGATCGTGGCGGCTTCAGCGTGGTGGATCGCGACCGTTCGCAAGGTACGTACTTCGTGCGTTACGCCGACCCGGAACTGGGCGCACCGAAAGAGAAGGGCTTCTTCAGCCGTATCTTCAGCTTCGGCAGCGACAACGATCCGAAGGCGCAACCGCAGTACCGCATCAAGTTGACCGGTTCGGGCGATGCCACGCAGATCGTGGTGCAGAACGCCCAAGGTGGCCCGGAAAACAGCCGTGCCGGTGCCCGTATTCTTGACGTGCTGGCAGACCAACTGAAGTAA
- a CDS encoding MBL fold metallo-hydrolase yields the protein MRYASLGSGSEGNALVVESQSDTTTTRVMIDCGFGLREIERRLQGRGIAPAELSAILVTHEHGDHIGGVFKLARRHNIPVYLTTGTHLAVADRIPEGTQINRCDSHDLLSIGDLQIQCFPVPHDAREPVQFALTDGASRLGVLTDIGQGTAHVQAILDGCDALVLECNHCSDMLARGAYPPSLKARIAGRLGHLSNTAAAAVLGSLNRSRLKSVHAAHLSSKNNLPALAQAALAEILNCRPEEVGVASQSEGFDWVTI from the coding sequence ATGCGCTACGCCAGTCTGGGTAGTGGTAGTGAAGGCAACGCGCTGGTGGTGGAATCGCAAAGCGACACCACCACCACGCGAGTGATGATCGACTGCGGCTTTGGCCTGCGTGAGATCGAACGTCGTCTGCAAGGCCGGGGCATTGCGCCGGCCGAACTCTCCGCCATTCTGGTCACGCACGAACACGGTGACCATATTGGCGGGGTGTTCAAGCTGGCACGGCGTCACAACATCCCGGTGTATCTCACCACCGGCACCCATCTGGCCGTTGCCGACCGAATTCCCGAAGGTACACAGATCAACCGCTGCGACAGTCACGACCTGCTGTCCATCGGTGACCTTCAGATCCAGTGTTTCCCCGTTCCGCACGACGCCCGTGAACCGGTTCAGTTCGCGCTGACCGATGGCGCGTCACGTCTGGGCGTATTGACCGATATCGGTCAGGGAACGGCACATGTGCAGGCCATTCTGGATGGCTGTGATGCGCTGGTGCTGGAATGCAATCATTGCTCCGACATGCTGGCGCGTGGTGCGTATCCGCCGTCGCTGAAGGCGCGCATTGCGGGTCGCCTGGGACACTTGTCCAATACGGCAGCTGCCGCGGTTCTGGGTTCGTTGAATCGATCCAGGCTGAAGTCGGTGCATGCCGCTCACCTGAGCAGCAAGAACAACCTGCCGGCGCTCGCGCAGGCGGCGTTGGCAGAGATTCTGAACTGCCGACCGGAAGAGGTTGGCGTGGCATCGCAGTCGGAAGGCTTTGACTGGGTGACGATCTAA
- a CDS encoding cupin domain-containing protein, whose protein sequence is MDISLPLPLLGGRSPADFMQRYWQRRPLLIRGAIPNIKPPASPAQIKRLAREDDVESRLIWQEADGWEMESGPFARLPPAREDGWTLLVQGLNLHVDAAADLMAQFRFIPDARLDDVMVSIATNGGGVGPHFDNYDVFLLQGAGRRRWRIGKQKDLSLVPGVPLKLLQNFQPTEEFVLEAGDMLYLPPHYAHDGIAEGDDCMTLSIGFRSPSAAEMAQGMLELAAEDMGDAQAGARYRDPGIAPTRNPAQMPDSLLDFAIDAASRVRFDAKLATRFLGRWLTEPKANVVFGEDEDAADLDLMSDWPTEGALVADRRTQMLYRGKLAFINGEEIESGATPLLKKLADQRRLDFANLPEDKVSEEEREQLADWLDAGWLRVIEAD, encoded by the coding sequence ATGGACATCTCACTTCCCCTGCCCCTGCTTGGCGGCCGCTCGCCCGCCGACTTCATGCAACGCTACTGGCAGCGTCGCCCGCTGCTGATCCGCGGTGCCATCCCCAACATCAAGCCCCCCGCCAGCCCCGCGCAGATCAAGCGCCTGGCACGCGAGGACGATGTCGAATCCCGGCTGATCTGGCAGGAAGCCGACGGCTGGGAGATGGAAAGCGGCCCCTTCGCCCGCCTGCCGCCCGCACGTGAAGACGGCTGGACCTTGCTGGTGCAAGGCTTGAACCTGCATGTCGATGCAGCAGCCGACCTGATGGCGCAGTTCCGCTTCATTCCCGATGCGCGCTTGGACGACGTGATGGTCAGCATTGCCACCAATGGTGGCGGAGTAGGCCCTCACTTCGACAATTACGACGTCTTCCTGCTGCAAGGCGCTGGCCGTCGCCGCTGGCGCATCGGCAAGCAAAAAGACCTGAGCCTGGTGCCGGGCGTGCCCTTGAAGCTGCTGCAGAATTTCCAGCCTACCGAGGAATTCGTGCTGGAAGCCGGCGACATGCTGTATCTGCCGCCGCATTACGCACACGACGGTATTGCCGAAGGTGACGATTGCATGACGCTGTCGATCGGTTTTCGTTCGCCGTCGGCCGCTGAGATGGCGCAGGGCATGCTTGAACTGGCTGCCGAAGACATGGGCGATGCCCAGGCAGGTGCGCGTTACCGCGACCCCGGCATTGCGCCCACGCGCAACCCGGCGCAAATGCCGGATTCGCTGCTGGACTTTGCCATCGACGCCGCATCGCGCGTGCGTTTCGACGCCAAGCTGGCCACCCGCTTCCTGGGCCGCTGGTTGACCGAACCGAAGGCCAACGTGGTGTTTGGTGAAGACGAAGATGCTGCCGACCTGGATCTGATGAGCGATTGGCCGACGGAAGGTGCGCTGGTAGCTGACCGCCGTACGCAGATGCTTTATCGCGGCAAGCTTGCCTTCATCAATGGTGAGGAAATCGAGAGCGGTGCCACGCCTTTGCTGAAGAAGCTGGCTGACCAGCGCAGGCTGGACTTTGCCAACCTGCCGGAAGACAAAGTGTCAGAAGAAGAACGTGAGCAGTTGGCCGACTGGCTGGATGCCGGTTGGCTGCGTGTGATCGAGGCAGATTAA
- a CDS encoding FKBP-type peptidyl-prolyl cis-trans isomerase, translated as MSNSSNNARKIGANTVVTAEFWISDSQGTPLDDSDGPVVFLHRGQDSLLPRLDDAIEGKEPGFDNIFHLEPEDAFGDYDAELVRVEPRARFPEPLEVGMQFEGVPGDDDDEDGPLVTEDDGELSDDEDALVFTVTDLAEDRVVLDANHPYAGMALRVRIKVLDVRAAEPDEVEQGFAYGEEDEENEEQALDALLDARRRPGTLH; from the coding sequence ATGAGCAACAGCAGCAATAACGCCCGAAAAATCGGTGCAAACACCGTCGTGACTGCCGAATTCTGGATCAGCGATTCACAGGGAACGCCGCTGGACGACAGCGACGGTCCGGTGGTCTTCCTGCACCGCGGCCAAGACAGTCTGCTGCCGCGACTTGACGACGCCATTGAAGGCAAAGAGCCGGGCTTCGACAATATCTTCCATCTGGAACCCGAAGATGCCTTCGGCGACTACGATGCCGAGCTGGTCCGGGTGGAGCCGCGCGCGCGTTTCCCCGAGCCGCTTGAAGTCGGCATGCAGTTCGAAGGCGTACCCGGCGACGATGACGACGAAGACGGCCCGCTGGTCACGGAAGATGACGGCGAACTCAGCGACGATGAAGACGCCCTGGTCTTCACCGTGACCGACCTGGCCGAAGACCGTGTGGTGCTGGACGCCAACCACCCCTATGCCGGCATGGCGCTGCGTGTGCGCATCAAGGTGTTGGATGTGCGTGCTGCCGAGCCCGATGAAGTCGAGCAAGGCTTTGCCTACGGCGAGGAAGACGAAGAGAACGAAGAACAAGCGCTGGATGCGTTGCTCGACGCGCGTCGTCGTCCCGGCACCTTGCACTGA
- a CDS encoding metallophosphoesterase family protein, translated as MNQTSVREGVQHASWRRHLAALLLGLPLLAILPLPAAHADRPPPGVGVRDGLPPRIGPAIAVIADVPGNEAQARVLLRTLEDIGHDSDLLIHLGNLKGENERCDDTLYLQRRELLESSLVPLVLLPGDNDWADCALRAGGNYAPFERLTRLRELFFERADSLGATRIALSRQSETSRFRGYPENARWSTDGLMFVAVNVPGGQNNFQRGAGRNGELEERALANNAWLRQAFSNATREDARAVIVAFHADPDFSRLDTGDRSDAYAGFKQQLVQLAGHFKGQVLLLHGSEKAVVDQTLTVAGKRLPNVMRVGVHNSRPGESWLHIEYQAGRNAGFVVRTRNARPQP; from the coding sequence ATGAATCAGACATCCGTCCGGGAAGGAGTCCAGCACGCATCGTGGCGGCGGCACCTGGCCGCCCTGCTTCTGGGTTTGCCGCTGCTGGCCATCCTGCCACTGCCCGCCGCACACGCCGACCGCCCACCACCGGGTGTCGGCGTGCGTGATGGCTTGCCGCCACGTATCGGACCGGCCATTGCAGTGATTGCCGACGTCCCCGGCAACGAGGCCCAGGCACGTGTGCTGTTGCGCACGCTGGAAGACATCGGCCACGACAGTGACCTGCTGATCCACCTGGGCAACCTGAAGGGTGAAAACGAACGCTGCGACGACACGCTTTACCTTCAGCGCCGCGAGCTGCTGGAAAGCAGCCTGGTGCCGCTGGTCTTGCTGCCCGGCGACAACGATTGGGCCGATTGCGCGCTGCGTGCAGGCGGCAATTACGCCCCCTTTGAGCGCCTGACCCGACTGCGCGAACTGTTCTTCGAACGTGCAGATTCGCTTGGAGCCACCCGCATTGCGCTGTCGCGCCAAAGCGAGACCTCACGCTTTCGTGGCTACCCGGAAAACGCCCGATGGAGCACTGACGGACTGATGTTCGTGGCGGTAAATGTGCCTGGTGGACAGAACAATTTTCAGCGTGGTGCAGGACGAAACGGCGAGCTGGAAGAACGCGCATTGGCCAACAACGCGTGGCTGCGCCAGGCCTTTTCAAACGCTACCCGTGAAGACGCACGCGCCGTGATCGTCGCCTTCCATGCCGACCCGGATTTTTCGCGCCTGGACACGGGTGACCGCAGTGATGCCTATGCAGGATTCAAGCAGCAGCTGGTTCAACTGGCGGGGCACTTCAAGGGGCAGGTGCTGCTGCTGCACGGCAGCGAGAAGGCCGTGGTGGACCAGACCCTCACGGTAGCCGGCAAACGCCTGCCCAACGTCATGCGGGTAGGCGTGCACAACAGCCGGCCGGGGGAAAGCTGGCTGCACATCGAATATCAGGCCGGTCGAAATGCGGGCTTTGTGGTGCGCACTCGCAACGCGCGTCCGCAGCCTTGA